In Triticum urartu cultivar G1812 unplaced genomic scaffold, Tu2.1 TuUngrouped_contig_5454, whole genome shotgun sequence, the genomic window agataatatagcatggagcaatcaaaaattatagatacgttgaagacgtatcaaaCACACATGACATAAACCATCTTGCCATGCCACGTCGTCATTGGACATGGTGCTCTTGCGATGATTTTTCCGGTTTCTTGAAGGAGGATGAGGATGGCTggctggtgatgatgatgacgtgAGGGTAGGTGGGACTGATTGGCGAGTGTTGGGGATTCACGCTGGACACTGTCGGGTTGCGTTGGAGAAAAAGATAGAAAAATGGCGCACACGGCCCAGCGTTTTCCAAGTGTTTTCAGTTTGGATTGGTCTGATTGGGTGCGACGATCATATTGTATCAGATCGTGAACGATTTTTCGGGTGGAAACTGAATTATTAATAGGCCAAGGAATTTTCTCTGAAAAATAATAGGCTAGGGAATCTTGCACGGCACACTTCCCGTTGTCATCCAGAAACGGACCGAGCCTAACATACTCCCCGATTCTTCTTTTGTGTGAATCAatctgtggttggatggttaggaggacagtcGTATCACCAGTCCACCAGAGTTCAAGTCATAAACTTTACATTGATGCTCGCAtcatttctggatttatttcaggccTTCCAACGATGTGCATTaagtgggaggagacgtttcAGTCGACTACGAAGGTGTGGCGACTTCATCAATCTCAAGATGAGTCGGGTCAGTCTCtcaaaggtgctcataggggtagggtgtgcgtgcaCGCATTCACAAGGGTGAGTGTATGTGCGTATGTATGAGTGTCTAAGTATTTACTGTGTTCCAAACATACTCCCGAATTTTTAGTATCAAATTTGGTCTCGGTGCTCGTATTTTATTGAATTTCTTTTTGAATTGTTTGGGTTGCTTACCACATGTGTCATGTGGTCTCGATGTTTGTATTTATCAGAATACATTTTAGAATTTTAGTGTTATTTGTTCAATGGTAGATGACGTCGACTTGAAGGTGCTTATAAGGGTAGGCTGAACCTGTGCGTTCATGTGAGTGAATGTACGCGTGGGTACGTCTATATTGCGTTTAAAAGATTATAAGATTGCTTAAACCTTTTTTTACTAATCGACATGACTTCACTAATTAAGGATCTCCTTGATTGAGAGGAATCCTAAAGaaatttcaaagaattttagTCTTTAGGATATTTTCCATGTATGTTGTTTGGTTTGTATGATTATAATATATAGTAACTTTTTCATGGTATTCATTTGCACTACTTTTCATGAAAATTTCCATCCACTACAACCTCATGTGAAGAATCCTACGGTTTTTTCTGCTCACAAATGAAGCACCTATGCTAATCCTATAGTATTGAAGATGACATGCCACCTTATTTCCTGTGCTTTTCCTATTATGTCATTTTATAAATCCGACAAATCAAGGATGCCCTAACTAAAAACTAGTTATATGGAATAAATTGGAACAAATACAAAGGATAAAGAGTTGTGATAAAACTAGAAGTTACGTAAAATTCACTACATAGGAACATTTGCGAGTAAATATAATAGCATTAAAAATTTACAATAGAAGAGATCGAAGATTTTCATCAATAAAGCTCTTTTGGGAGAACTTTTGTACTTACAGACTACAAGGCAcattgttttttcttttcttttgagCTTAACTATGGAAGTTTTATTACTCAATAATCAAAGGTAAAAAGGCAAAGCTTTGTGGCCCattttttttagaataatagGGAGAGCTCCCTGGCTCCATTCATAGAAAGAAGCCCGAGCAGATCATGTCCAATTATAAGGTTAAAAAATAGAAGCTTAAGCTTTAGGAAGCAAACCGCAAAGCTAAAGAAAGTAGCATCTACATAATGTATCGACCACAAAACAATTTCTTACCCGAAAGCATTATTACATTGATAAACACAAAAAAAATCAAGCCAAGGCGATGTTCCGGCTTCCCCGTGATGTTGCCACCTGTGTCTGGCCAGATGATGATGGATGTCATCACACCGAGAGGaccctaagaatatctctccatctcTAGAGGAGCAAATTCCACTCTCGAGCTATCGAGTCCCTTATCAAACTTTCTGATGAATCTGTAAGTTGTCATTATGATCACCGAGTTTGAGCAACCCCAAATCTCACCGTACGGTAAGAAGAGACtatgatactctcatggtctaaggaactaAAACACACATTAACACTCTGTATTATAGCAATTGACTTGTGACGATATCATCTCCAAGTATAACAAACAAAATTCGGGACGattcaatatgatcgttcttcTAACATCATATTCTCAATGTTTTTTAGGACTATTGTTACACTTAACGATATCCTAAGATCCGGAAAAtgtgatcaccaacaacacttgagctagtcttagaggcgaGACTAGGAATCTTATTTTACTGTCTATCGTCCTACACATGCATATGGGCTTTCCACCGTATCACATATTAcaggatcatagcagttataatgtagaatataaactcttaattatgaaaacataaatataataatacaatTATTGCCTCTACGACATACTTCCAACAACAACCTCCAGAGTGGAGTTAGAGCTCGCTAAGACAACATCAATGTGCCGAGCCTTGTTTGTTGCATAGTCATCATCTCCTTTCCTATGATGTACTTCAGGGAGAGCCTCGAGCGGTTAAACATTCACTCTCGGAATATGTATCGCCCGTACTCTATCTGGAAAGGGATATTGATCATCCATACCACATGAATATAAAACAACTCCACTTGATCCAACATGTGATCTATGAGGACCCGTCTCGATTTTTTATCAGTCTTGTAACCAGCCACCAAATATGACTAATAGAGATCCGGGAAAAACATTAAAAGCAAATTCATGTGTTTCCACAGGGCCCAAAGAATAACAACACACATATTATTCAAAGCATCAAATTTTCTTCCAGACGCCCAAAGAGAAGCAACAAACTCCAAGTTGCTTCCCAGGGATCTGTCAAAATTCACTAACTTTAGTCGAAACTTGCCTAGCTACAATGGTATCAAAGAACAAACATTGGATAGTTTCACCACAAAAACAAAAAACATAGTCTTCGGGCTACTTGAGATTTCTCTTCTTGAGGTTTTCCCTAGTCATGAGCTTATTCTGGAAAGTAAGCCACAAAATGACATGAATTCTAGGTGGGATTAATAGCTTCCAAACCGAGGGAGGAAAACAGGAACCACACCCCTATAATTTATGATTGCATAAAGAGAGCTAGAAGAGTTTTACCAAAAGTTTTCATATTGCCAGATTTAAAGAGTCATTGGAGTATGAATAGGAAATACTCTCGGCAATTTCCTCAAGCTCAAACCAAAGTATCATCATTGGCTCATCAAAGTTTCTCCTAAAGGTTAGCTTAAGAGTCTGACCATCCCCAATATGATGAATGGTTTTGCATTGTTCTCTATAGACACAGTAGAGGTCCCAATATTGAACAACAAGGGGGGATGACACAAACCATGAATCTTCCCAAAATCTATTGCTCTTATCGCCCCCAATATCCATCTAGACCCAAACTTCACTACTTTTGTTGCCCACATAACCCATTTCTCGAAGTTGGAGGCCCAAAGAGCATCACTACATAAATTTTTAGGAAATTAAGGTTTGTATATGGGATCAACCAATTTCCTCCGAACCCTACCCTCTCGTTCCCTGTGTATTTTTACCCAAGAGCCCAAGAGGAAAATGTTGAGGTCATGCGGGTTAAGAATACTAATAAGCCCCCAAACATCCAGTTCATACACATTAACTACTAGTTAGCTAAATGTATTTTCCTATGCCCCTCAAAGTCATTCCACGGACAAGTATCCATATGGGAGTTGATAAGATCTAATGCCCATTTAGTGAATCTGAAAAAGGATAGGAAATATATAGGAATGCTAGCAAGGCAAGACTTAATAAGACTGATCATGCCTCTATAAGATAAAAGCTTTACTCTCCACCCAAGAATTCATTTTCAAGATTTTATCAATCAAAGGTTGAAGGCCCTCTCTATACAGCTTAAAATCACTTCTTGAGATTTTAAGAATACTTCCTTAAAATCACTTCTAAGTAGGGTGGCCCATAGAGTACATGACACACTACTGGCATCGACGATTCCCTATAAGTTTATTCATCATTAAAACCACACCGTTCATGGTGAAAATGAAGGCAATCTGTTTGGGCCCTCAGATTTAGTATGCATTACTAGTAGTAGcctttttatttatattttttagACGACTTCTGTTATTTTATATAGATGGGCCGCCTCTGCTCAACAGATCTTCCACTTTGCCTCTCTGGGCCGCCGCTGTCCTGGTGCGCTTGCGTATCCTGAGTCGCGACTTGTCTGGCGTACTACAACAGCCCCAGCCAGGGCCAGTGACCAAGTTCCATCAGGAAACAAAAACAGCGATTTAGAGGATAGCATCTGCTTCATAGTTTGCAAGCCAAATTTCTGCCAACACTGCTGAGTGGCACGATTACAACTCCACCACGGCCAAAGTCCAGTCAGTTGCTCCCAACAAGTGGAAGGCGCCACCGATTGATTGGGTCATGATTAACCTTGATGCCTCTTACCAGCCATCCACATGGCTAGGGAGGATGGGGTGCATCGCCAGGGACACAAGCGGTGATGTGATCTGCGCTGTTGCAGGCAATCTCTCAAACATATCCGTCGTGATTCATGCTCAAGCTGTGGCTCTCATGAAGGCAATCAACATGGCTGAGGGTTTAGCATGGGACAGGTAATCTTCATGACGGACTACCTTCCTCTACAACAGGTCATTGTTTCTAACTCGTCAGATAGAAGCCAGCTCGGGAGCATTTTTAGAGAGTCCAAATACTTCTCGAGATGGGGTTCATTCAGTATAAAGTGTTGTTTAATCATCGTTCTTGCAATGAACTAGCCCATTTGCTGGCTAGTCTAGGTTCAAGGTTGGCTCCAGGTGGTGACCGAATGTGGCTCACCAACTTTCCACCGGATGTAATGGGTGTTGTGGCAGGCGATTCAGCCGTGTCCACTAGCTAATGGAATGCTAGGTGTTCCATGTAAAAAAAAATCTAGAGTAGGAGCGACCGAGTGAGCGAACCGTCCCTCCATCCGTTTCTTTGTGTGGCGGCTAGGGCTAGCGTCCCAGCGACGTAGACGGCAGATCAGATCGGCAGGCCGACAGGACCAGGAACGCTTGAACGGCAACCAGGACAGGAAGACAGGGAAGGTTTGCTTCAATTCATCTCCGATAACCGGTGATTCCGTGAGCCCTTGATCTTCACTTTGAGTTGTTCCGATTTCGTTCCCTATATAGTTTCGCTAAAATCTTGTATTGCTAGTTTTGTTCTTTCTATTAGGTGTGTAGTATTGCAAGATCTAAGTCATGTCTTTTTTTTAGAAAACAAGACTCTGGTTAAAATCGTTTGAAGAAACAAAAACTCGGGGTTTTAACTTGATCTCGAGACAAGATACAGATAAGTTTATTATATAAAAAAAACCACAAGTGTCATCTGATAATCGGTCACTTGATCAAGAGCATGCACATGATAATAATAATGACAATGCTCCTAGCCCTAAAGATGGCCAAAGACAGAAAATAACTTTGAGGGTCAAGAAAATTGTGATCTTTATATTATTATATAGTTATGTAGTTTCTCTAGTGTGCCGGGGCCCATTTTAGAGTTTGGCACAGGGCCTCGGACTTTGCCGGCCCGGCCTGGTCTCCGATGATCTATATATGGACATGACCTTGTATGGCCCTCGATCTTGGTTGTTGATCCCTCTAACCAAAGCTTGACAGTGAGGCGCAATATGAACCTGATGGAATTCACACCCGACAATTCAAATCCGATGTGGCGTACAGTTTTTAGGGAATTTTTTAAGCAGGTGGACCAGCCTTAGATCGGGCCTGGTTAGGCCGAGAGCTGGCGCACTGCCGGCCCATCTCACCGTCTCGTGGGCCACTACTTCGGTTCGGTTGCAAACATAAACGGTTTCGCAATTCTCAAGCCAAGAAAAATATATATAACGGTTTCGCCCCCGTAGTGTCGTTCGTGCCTTTCTTCGCCGGATCTCGCAACAAATCCTCTTCGCCGGCGCCAGCGACAGCGCGGGGGTCGCCGCCTCTGCCCGCACATAGCCACCCTCCCCCACACCGACACCGTGCACTACCATCCCCACTGACGCGACCCAGACCCTTCTTCCTCGAACCGGCGACGCGATCCCTTCTGCTGTTGGTAAGCAAGCCCTAGCCCGATTCCTTCGGCTGCTGTTCGTTTTGCTCTGCTTCTGCCTTTGCATCGCTTCGGAGAATCAGTCGGCGCCATCCGATCGCGGAAAACCTAAGCGGAAACCTAAAGTCATAGTACGTATTTTCAGGGAGGATAACTGAATTTGGTATGGGTGAAAAGGCGTCAGAATCATTGCGCCAGGGCCGGGAGGAGGCTCCAAGGAAGCAGCAACACACTGCGGCTTGCGGTCCTCTGGCTGTCGCAGGACCGGCCATCGCAAATGAGGGCCGAGGCGACGCTCCGCGGAGTAAGATTGTTATCACAGAGATGGATGAGTTCGTGTTGGGCTTACAACTGAATGCAGGTAACCTGCTTGACGTATTTACTTTCTGTATGAATTGGGAGTGCACAGGACTTGACTAACAACTCAAGTGTACTGATGTCGCGTATCGTTTGTTTTGTAGAAACATGCAAGCGAGAAGCGCGTGACGTGTTTGCGGACGAAGATGACGGTGCGGCGTCTTCAGGCACTCTGTCAAAAGATGACAAAAGCGGGTCGGCGGCAAGGAAAATGACAGCTGGAATTGAAGACCAAGTAAAGGATGGAGAAGATGCAGCAGTCAAACCGGATGAGGTTCTGCATGAAGCTGAAATTGGCAAAGGTTTGGCTGGTGCTCTGAGGCTTCTTAAGGACAGAGGGACACTTGATGAGGGTGGTGAAAAAAATCAGTGACAAGAAGAAAAGCAAGCCTGTTGGTATCAAGGATGGACCAAAAGAAATTAACATAGAGAGAACTGATGAGTTTGGTCGAGTGGTAAGTACTAGATCCAAATGTTTTTTTGTCTGCATTCATTTGTCATCAGGAATAATAATAGATGACACACAATGATAACATTTCTCAGAGCCTGATGATTTTGTCCACAGATGACTATGAAGGAGGCATTTCGGGAGCTTTCACGCAAATTCCATGGCAAGGGCCCTGGCAAGACGAAGCAGGAGAAACGGCAGAGGAAGTACCAGGATGAGTTGAAAACCAAGCGGATGAAATCTTCCGACACGCCTTTAATGTCTGCGGAGAAGATGAGGGAGGCCCAAgcgcgcagcaagacaccatacCTTGTTTTAAGCGGCAATGCAAGATCAAGGCATGCTGGCTAGCAACATACTTCTAAATTGTTTACTTGCCTAATCATTTTGACATCCTCAGGCCTTCATGCATGGAAAATGCACAGTTGTTTTCTTTGGTTCTATACGGGGATTGGCGTTCAATAGTATTCTCTTTGCTAAAATTTTACACTCTTTTATTTAATCTTGAGCTCAACTAATTCATGGCTGT contains:
- the LOC125529244 gene encoding LOW QUALITY PROTEIN: SART-1 family protein DOT2 (The sequence of the model RefSeq protein was modified relative to this genomic sequence to represent the inferred CDS: inserted 2 bases in 1 codon), encoding MGCIARDTSGDVICAVAGNLSNISVVIHAQAVALMKAINMAEGRITEFGMGEKASESLRQGREEAPRKQQHTAACGPLAVAGPAIANEGRGDAPRSKIVITEMDEFVLGLQLNAETCKREARDVFADEDDGAASSGTLSKDDKSGSAARKMTAGIEDQVKDGEDAAVKPDEVLHEAEIGKGLAGALRLLKDRGTLDEGGEXKISDKKKSKPVGIKDGPKEINIERTDEFGRVMTMKEAFRELSRKFHGKGPGKTKQEKRQRKYQDELKTKRMKSSDTPLMSAEKMREAQARSKTPYLVLSGNARSRHAG